One window of Candidatus Hydrothermales bacterium genomic DNA carries:
- a CDS encoding DUF1175 family protein, which produces MENLILYNTIFLGKNEEKIDLKSGDILAYYNPRQRFPYHSMIYIKENGEGYLIYHTGPIDKI; this is translated from the coding sequence GTGGAAAATTTAATTTTATACAATACTATCTTTCTTGGAAAAAATGAAGAGAAGATAGATTTAAAATCTGGGGACATTTTGGCCTATTATAATCCAAGACAAAGATTTCCCTATCACTCAATGATTTACATAAAAGAAAACGGTGAGGGATACTTAATATATCATACAGGTCCGATTGATAAAATTTAA
- a CDS encoding D-cysteine desulfhydrase family protein, whose protein sequence is MEEVVEKLKVKKIDLAWKPTPIELLKEFPHHASIYIKRDDYTGLITSGNKIRKLEYAIFDAKQKNCDTLITCGALQSNHCRATAYAGKKEGFEVHLVLRGEPKEYQGNLLLDHLFGAKIKYVSYEDYKERINEILEEVAEDLKKKDKKPYIIPEGASNEVGCLGYVECMDEMKKFIKEEKIEAIYLAVGSGGTYAGLLIGKKLLKLDVRIIGIIVCDSIKFFKGKIEDICEKAIKKYNLPIEISPSDIELIDGYIGEGYGIPYKEEIELIKKISENYGIILDPVYTGKAFYGMLNESKKFKRILFLHTGGIFSIFAYNRELTQT, encoded by the coding sequence ATGGAAGAAGTAGTCGAAAAATTAAAGGTTAAAAAGATAGATCTTGCATGGAAACCAACGCCGATAGAGCTACTTAAAGAGTTTCCTCATCACGCAAGCATATATATAAAAAGGGACGATTATACAGGTCTTATAACTTCTGGAAATAAAATAAGGAAACTTGAATATGCCATTTTTGATGCAAAACAAAAAAATTGTGATACTTTGATTACATGCGGTGCACTACAATCAAACCACTGTAGAGCTACTGCCTATGCAGGAAAAAAAGAAGGCTTTGAAGTCCACCTCGTTTTAAGAGGAGAACCTAAAGAATATCAGGGAAACTTACTTTTAGATCACCTCTTTGGGGCAAAAATAAAGTACGTAAGTTATGAGGATTACAAAGAAAGGATAAATGAAATACTTGAAGAAGTTGCAGAAGATTTAAAAAAGAAAGATAAAAAACCTTATATAATTCCAGAGGGTGCTTCAAATGAGGTAGGTTGTCTTGGATATGTTGAGTGTATGGATGAGATGAAAAAATTTATTAAAGAAGAAAAAATTGAAGCTATATATTTAGCGGTTGGCTCAGGCGGAACTTACGCAGGCCTTTTAATTGGTAAAAAATTACTTAAATTAGACGTAAGAATTATCGGCATCATTGTCTGCGACTCTATTAAATTCTTTAAGGGAAAAATAGAAGATATATGCGAAAAGGCAATTAAAAAATATAATTTACCAATAGAAATATCTCCGTCCGATATTGAACTTATAGACGGATATATTGGCGAAGGATACGGAATCCCTTACAAAGAAGAAATTGAATTGATTAAGAAAATTTCTGAAAATTACGGAATAATCTTAGATCCTGTTTATACGGGTAAAGCTTTTTATGGTATGCTTAATGAATCAAAAAAATTTAAAAGGATTTTGTTTTTACATACAGGTGGAATTTTCAGTATATTTGCTTATAACAGAGAGCTTACTCAGACGTAA
- a CDS encoding acyl-CoA dehydratase activase has translation MKRTGIDIGNLYLKAVKIEDNRIKEKLMVFHQKEVVPILKEFLNDEDSYVGFTGSFIKEYPQNFPYFDEVKSLISSVKKLYPSVKYIFDIGANSSKIIEIDEKGNLKNIYKNYLCAAGTGTFFDQQIKRLSLSYEEIENWDIPINNVPPIASRCTVFAKTDLINRQQEGYSKREIWAGLCKSLSKGILNSLLKGKKIDGKLILAGGLSKNKFFVNYLKEELKDFLVESELSPFLGAIGAAFLSDVKFSKDLILHLENSLKEKKQTKIVRAPQLSLLKSKPVEKIKSYEEEIDGVEVRIYDVKENDELNVYFGIDIGSTSTKCVLMDENYRILIDLYTRTKGEPIKATKKILETIQKIKDRFNLKINVIGCGTTGSGRKIVGEFLGADVIVNEITAHAKGALKVYEDAEVIFEIGGQDSKYIRLKNGKVYECNMNYICSAGTGSFIEEEANKLGFNVKELGDVLKDISPPQIGERCTVFMDQDIEKLLSLGFSKEEVMGACIYSVVYNYLNKVVGKKYIPEGKIIFQGATARNKALVAAFERVCNREIVVSPYAHIMGAYGTAIILKEELKGKTKFKGFEVKDEEEKIWYENCNLCENKCKITYLKSKDEVVSFGYQCGREPDDNRKREREEITLFNFYKTEVFKLSQSKNNLKVYIPRILSSYTLFPLYKTFLENLGYRVLVSKYPDRESIEKGKKLSSAEFCLPVKVAFGLISELVDKKDALIFLPWVINYPSKDKGYNYFCPYVEASAGYILSTLKYKGVEEEKFLTPVFDFLFPQNLFKYFEKLDINKNKVKKAFEEGIKAQRAFEEKIKEEREKILKEIEDKDKKFIVLFGRPYIIYCDSLNLLIPLKFANFGLKVIPWNFLVRGESEISIKNMYWFYGKRVIEVAEFIKDKENLFPVYLSCFSCGPDSFLLSYLEEIFKDKPFLILELDEHGGEAVFQTRLEAFYDVIREYKPSKKTFYISRETEKKDIYSRTIWIPSMHPEGARLFAASFRRFGLDAKALPLSNEEHLNTGKKFLRGSECLPCALTLGTFICEVKKEENGKHTLFMPTSSGPCRFGQYANLHKIIFEREKMNVEILSPNSYNAYEGLPKELRKFLWTTILIFDSLLKARNRIRPYEKNKGKTDRVYFDSVDKMEKIIESGKDPYLGLEECFNNFSKIERENVKKPLVGVVGEIYVRLDPFSNDDVIRAIERCSCEAWLSPVSEWIWYTDFTARWRAKNNGNLKEYLITLLKNRFFRGVEEKIYEITKNVIGDRKEPEIEEIMKKVEGVIPWNFGTEAPLTIGRAIIFKEQGAKAVVNVSPFTCMPGNISQAFSHYVSSIINIPFINIFYDGQKGSNEDLEIFLRNLVTSE, from the coding sequence ATGAAAAGAACTGGGATTGACATCGGTAACTTATACTTAAAAGCTGTAAAAATAGAAGATAACAGGATAAAAGAAAAGTTGATGGTTTTCCATCAGAAAGAAGTAGTACCCATCCTAAAGGAATTTCTGAATGATGAAGACTCTTACGTAGGATTTACAGGCTCTTTCATAAAAGAGTATCCTCAAAATTTCCCTTACTTTGATGAAGTTAAATCACTCATATCTTCTGTTAAAAAACTTTATCCCTCTGTAAAGTACATCTTTGATATAGGAGCAAACTCCTCAAAAATTATAGAGATTGATGAAAAGGGGAATCTAAAAAATATTTACAAAAACTACTTATGTGCTGCAGGAACCGGAACATTCTTTGACCAACAGATAAAAAGACTTTCCCTTTCATATGAAGAAATTGAAAATTGGGATATACCTATAAACAATGTCCCACCAATAGCTTCAAGATGTACAGTCTTTGCAAAAACAGACTTAATTAATAGACAACAGGAAGGATACTCAAAAAGGGAAATATGGGCAGGCCTGTGCAAGAGCCTAAGTAAAGGAATTTTAAACTCCCTCTTAAAGGGAAAAAAGATAGACGGCAAATTAATACTCGCCGGTGGCCTATCAAAAAACAAATTTTTCGTTAATTATTTAAAAGAAGAGCTAAAGGACTTTTTAGTTGAAAGTGAACTATCCCCATTTCTGGGTGCAATAGGCGCAGCTTTTCTATCCGATGTAAAATTTAGTAAGGACCTTATTCTTCATTTAGAAAACTCCCTAAAAGAGAAAAAGCAAACAAAAATAGTTAGAGCTCCTCAACTTTCACTTTTAAAAAGTAAGCCAGTAGAAAAAATAAAATCTTACGAAGAAGAAATTGACGGTGTTGAAGTAAGAATTTATGACGTAAAGGAAAATGACGAGTTAAACGTTTACTTTGGAATAGATATAGGATCTACAAGCACAAAGTGTGTATTGATGGATGAAAATTACAGAATTCTAATTGATCTTTACACAAGAACAAAAGGCGAACCTATAAAAGCTACAAAAAAGATCCTTGAAACTATACAGAAAATTAAAGATAGATTTAATTTAAAAATAAATGTTATAGGATGTGGAACAACTGGCTCTGGCAGGAAAATTGTAGGTGAGTTTTTAGGAGCCGATGTAATAGTTAATGAAATAACAGCACATGCTAAAGGCGCTCTAAAAGTTTATGAGGATGCAGAAGTTATATTTGAAATAGGAGGACAAGATTCTAAATACATAAGACTCAAAAATGGAAAAGTTTACGAGTGCAACATGAATTACATCTGTTCAGCAGGAACTGGCTCTTTTATAGAAGAAGAGGCAAACAAATTGGGATTTAACGTTAAAGAATTGGGAGATGTGCTAAAAGATATTTCCCCACCCCAAATAGGTGAAAGATGCACAGTGTTTATGGATCAAGATATTGAAAAACTACTTTCCTTAGGATTCTCTAAGGAAGAAGTTATGGGTGCCTGTATATATTCAGTTGTTTATAATTATCTAAACAAAGTTGTTGGAAAAAAGTATATCCCAGAAGGAAAGATAATCTTTCAAGGGGCAACTGCGAGAAACAAAGCCCTTGTTGCCGCTTTTGAAAGAGTATGTAACAGAGAAATCGTTGTCTCTCCCTACGCACACATAATGGGCGCCTATGGAACCGCAATTATTTTAAAAGAAGAATTAAAAGGCAAAACTAAATTTAAGGGCTTTGAAGTAAAAGATGAAGAAGAAAAAATATGGTATGAAAATTGTAATTTATGTGAAAATAAATGCAAGATAACATATTTAAAAAGTAAAGATGAAGTTGTTTCTTTTGGCTATCAATGCGGAAGGGAGCCGGATGATAATAGGAAAAGGGAAAGAGAAGAAATTACACTTTTTAATTTTTATAAAACTGAAGTTTTTAAACTCTCTCAATCTAAAAACAATCTAAAAGTATATATTCCGAGAATTTTATCTTCTTATACTTTGTTCCCCCTTTACAAAACTTTCCTTGAAAACTTAGGATATAGAGTTTTAGTTTCTAAATATCCTGATAGAGAAAGTATTGAAAAAGGCAAAAAGTTATCTTCTGCTGAGTTCTGCTTGCCTGTAAAGGTTGCCTTTGGACTTATTTCAGAATTAGTTGATAAAAAAGATGCCCTAATATTTTTACCTTGGGTAATAAATTATCCTTCAAAGGATAAAGGTTATAATTATTTTTGCCCCTATGTAGAGGCAAGCGCAGGCTACATTTTATCAACTCTTAAATATAAAGGCGTAGAAGAAGAAAAATTCTTAACACCAGTTTTTGACTTTCTGTTTCCACAGAATTTATTTAAGTATTTTGAGAAGTTAGATATTAACAAAAATAAGGTAAAAAAAGCTTTTGAGGAGGGTATAAAGGCTCAAAGGGCTTTTGAAGAGAAAATTAAAGAGGAAAGAGAAAAGATTTTAAAAGAAATTGAAGATAAAGACAAAAAGTTTATCGTTCTTTTTGGTAGACCTTATATAATATATTGTGATAGCCTAAATCTCTTAATCCCGCTGAAATTCGCAAACTTTGGCTTAAAGGTTATTCCTTGGAACTTCCTTGTGAGAGGAGAGAGTGAAATTTCAATAAAGAATATGTACTGGTTTTATGGAAAGAGAGTAATCGAAGTTGCGGAGTTCATAAAGGATAAAGAAAACCTTTTCCCTGTCTATCTTTCCTGTTTCTCCTGTGGACCTGACTCTTTCTTGCTCTCCTATCTTGAAGAAATCTTTAAAGATAAGCCCTTTTTAATACTTGAACTTGATGAGCATGGAGGTGAAGCGGTATTTCAAACAAGACTCGAAGCCTTTTACGATGTGATAAGAGAATATAAACCAAGTAAAAAGACCTTTTATATTTCAAGAGAAACTGAAAAGAAAGATATATATTCAAGAACAATATGGATTCCCTCTATGCATCCAGAGGGTGCACGTCTTTTTGCTGCAAGTTTTAGAAGGTTTGGACTTGATGCGAAGGCTCTTCCCTTATCTAACGAAGAACATCTAAATACGGGAAAGAAGTTTTTAAGAGGTTCTGAGTGTCTTCCCTGTGCGCTTACTCTTGGAACATTTATCTGTGAAGTTAAGAAAGAAGAAAATGGTAAACATACACTATTTATGCCAACCTCAAGTGGTCCATGCAGGTTCGGTCAATATGCAAATCTACATAAGATCATATTTGAAAGAGAAAAAATGAACGTGGAGATACTCTCACCAAATTCATACAATGCCTATGAAGGTTTACCCAAAGAATTAAGAAAATTTTTATGGACTACAATCTTAATATTTGATTCGCTCCTAAAGGCAAGAAATAGAATAAGGCCTTATGAGAAAAATAAAGGAAAAACAGATAGAGTTTATTTTGATTCAGTGGACAAGATGGAAAAGATAATTGAAAGTGGAAAAGATCCTTATTTGGGTCTGGAGGAGTGTTTTAATAACTTTTCAAAAATAGAAAGAGAGAATGTTAAGAAGCCTCTTGTGGGTGTAGTGGGGGAAATATATGTAAGGTTAGATCCATTTTCAAATGATGATGTTATCCGAGCTATTGAGAGATGCTCCTGTGAAGCTTGGCTTTCACCTGTCTCAGAGTGGATATGGTATACTGATTTTACTGCGCGATGGAGAGCCAAAAATAACGGGAATTTAAAAGAATATCTAATTACACTTCTGAAGAATAGATTCTTTAGGGGGGTTGAAGAAAAGATCTATGAGATAACGAAAAATGTGATAGGAGATAGAAAAGAGCCGGAAATTGAGGAAATTATGAAAAAAGTAGAGGGGGTTATTCCCTGGAATTTTGGGACTGAGGCGCCATTAACTATTGGAAGGGCGATTATTTTTAAAGAGCAGGGGGCAAAAGCAGTTGTAAATGTTTCTCCCTTTACTTGTATGCCTGGAAATATCTCACAAGCCTTCTCTCACTACGTTTCCTCTATAATAAACATACCCTTTATAAATATTTTCTACGATGGACAAAAGGGTAGTAACGAAGACCTCGAGATATTTTTAAGAAATCTTGTTACGTCTGAGTAA
- a CDS encoding ammonia-forming cytochrome c nitrite reductase subunit c552, with the protein MKGLNYKQLLFVLLVFVSLIFIGLSQSPPREKKESSINFEKVNVETCYECHEEIKEFHVAGKHKKVNCGICHGNLKEHTEDPTEKRSITRLEHSVCGSCHKDQYESFVSANFHSLPKVEKATTTSRSPLFDNLLRPHGFTREHAEPRSHIFALVDHLLVDRAYGGRFQLKDLSKIADAKAAEKSAWEVLIDLDPQDNKQKIFPPYTPRTAATAANPACLSCKTTDLILKWAYLGDKHPSAKWDRTSPVVDVARDTRLTFSCVHCHDPHSAEPRIVRDALIEAIVDRGKGTYPYDPEKSQKIKVKKVVFRDFRAIGILNKSESTIMCAQCHVEYNCNPLLDVKTRSPIGLQDRRTNLFPWVSIFDYDTFVEARGYRDFEHEVTSALLSKIQHPEVETYWNSVHERAGVTCADCHMPKVKNSKGKVYTFHGQRSVKYLPGGTEVCVKCHKDYTPEQAEYIIHGIQNYIRGKMRKAEFWISKLIETYALAKAVGVSEEVLAKARELHTKAHTMWEWWTAENSDGFHNPELAKASLLKAIQYASEGVVLLEKAIREKK; encoded by the coding sequence ATGAAAGGTTTAAATTATAAACAGTTACTCTTTGTTTTATTAGTTTTTGTCTCATTAATATTTATAGGTTTGAGCCAAAGCCCTCCACGGGAAAAAAAAGAAAGCTCTATAAATTTTGAGAAGGTAAATGTAGAAACCTGTTATGAATGTCATGAGGAGATTAAGGAATTTCATGTAGCCGGAAAGCATAAAAAAGTAAATTGTGGAATTTGTCATGGAAATTTAAAAGAACATACTGAAGATCCTACTGAGAAAAGATCCATAACAAGACTTGAGCATTCAGTATGTGGAAGTTGCCACAAAGACCAATATGAGTCCTTTGTGTCTGCAAACTTTCACTCTCTTCCCAAAGTAGAAAAAGCAACAACAACAAGTAGATCCCCACTTTTTGATAACCTTTTAAGACCTCACGGTTTTACAAGAGAGCATGCAGAACCAAGAAGTCATATCTTTGCCTTAGTTGATCATCTGCTTGTTGATAGGGCTTATGGAGGAAGATTTCAGTTAAAGGATTTAAGCAAAATTGCTGATGCAAAGGCTGCAGAGAAAAGTGCATGGGAAGTTTTAATCGACCTTGATCCACAGGACAATAAACAAAAAATTTTCCCGCCCTATACTCCAAGAACAGCCGCAACTGCTGCAAACCCTGCCTGCCTCAGTTGTAAAACTACTGACCTTATACTTAAATGGGCCTATCTCGGTGATAAACATCCAAGTGCTAAATGGGACAGAACATCACCAGTAGTGGATGTAGCAAGAGATACAAGACTTACCTTTTCCTGTGTGCACTGCCACGATCCCCATAGTGCTGAACCAAGAATAGTAAGAGATGCACTAATTGAGGCAATTGTTGACAGAGGTAAAGGAACTTACCCCTATGATCCTGAAAAAAGCCAAAAAATCAAGGTTAAAAAAGTTGTCTTTAGAGACTTTAGAGCAATTGGAATCCTTAATAAATCTGAATCCACTATCATGTGCGCACAGTGTCATGTTGAATATAACTGCAATCCCCTTTTAGACGTAAAAACAAGATCACCCATTGGTCTGCAAGATAGAAGGACAAACCTATTCCCTTGGGTTAGCATTTTTGACTATGACACTTTTGTTGAAGCGAGAGGCTATAGAGACTTTGAACATGAGGTAACTTCTGCACTTCTCTCAAAGATTCAACATCCTGAAGTAGAAACCTACTGGAACAGTGTACATGAAAGGGCAGGTGTAACCTGTGCTGATTGTCATATGCCTAAAGTGAAAAATTCTAAAGGTAAAGTTTATACCTTCCATGGTCAAAGAAGTGTAAAGTATTTGCCAGGTGGAACAGAGGTTTGTGTCAAATGTCACAAAGACTATACTCCTGAACAGGCTGAATATATAATTCATGGAATTCAGAATTACATAAGAGGTAAAATGAGAAAAGCGGAATTTTGGATTTCTAAACTTATAGAAACTTATGCTTTGGCAAAAGCTGTAGGTGTATCTGAAGAAGTTTTAGCTAAAGCAAGGGAGTTACACACAAAGGCTCATACCATGTGGGAATGGTGGACTGCAGAAAATTCTGATGGCTTCCATAATCCTGAACTTGCTAAAGCCTCTCTTCTTAAGGCAATACAGTATGCCTCAGAAGGAGTAGTCCTCTTAGAAAAGGCAATAAGAGAGAAAAAGTAA